TCCGCGCGCCCATGGAGATCAGCGAGTCCACCCAGTACAAGCGGCTCTCGAACATCCACTCGTGGATCAGCACCTGGCCGCGGCTGCAGCAGGCCAGCACCACGGCGATGGAGGAGAGGTCCGCCGGAAAGCCCGGCCAGGGCGCGTCGTGGATGCGCGGGATGGCGCCGAACTGGTCGTAATCCACTTCCAGGGCCTGCTCCCGCGGCACGCGGATGCCGCCGCGCTGGAAGAGGAATTCCACGCCCAGCTTGTGGAAGACGCGCTGGATCATCCGGTAGTTTTCCGCTTCGACGCCCTCGATGAACAGCTCCGACTCCGTGGCCACGGCCAGGGCGATCAGGCTGCCCACCTCGATGTGGTCCTCGCCCACCCGGTGCGTGACGGAGTCCAGCAGCGCGCCGCCGCTGCCCTGGATGGTCAGTCGATTGGTGCCCACGCCCTCGATGCGCGCGCCCATGGCCTGCAGCAGGCGGGCCAGCCGCTGGACGTGGGGCTCGCTGGCGGCGTTCTCCACCACGGTCTCGCCCGTGGCCAGGGCCGCGGCCATCAGCGCGTTCTCCGTGGCCATCACGCTGGCCTCGTCCAAGAAGATCCGCGCGCCGATCAGCCCGCGGGGGGCCTCCAGCACCACGTCGTCGCCCTCCAACCGCACCTCGGCGCCCAGCCACTGGAAAACCGCCAGGTGCGTGTCGATGCGCCGGCGGCCGATGCGGTCCCCGCCCGGACGACGTAGCACGGCCCGCCCGCTGCGGGCCAGCAGCGGCGCGGCCAGCAGCAGGCTGCCGCGGATTTGGCCGGCCTGCTCGGGTTCCGGGCAGTCGCCCAACCCGGCGCTCGAGGAGATCACGGCCCGGTGGGCGGCGGGATCCCAGTCCACCGACGCACCCAGGGATTCCAGCAGGCGCAGCATCACCTGGATATCCAGGATGGCGGGCAGGTTTTCCAGCGTGGTGCGTTCGGCTAGGAGCGCGGCCGCCAGATCCGGCAAGGCCTCGTTCTTGTTGCCCTGGGGCGTGAAGACGCCGCTCAGATTCCGGCTGGTTTCGATCTCGAAGTACATGCAGGCCTTCGCTAGTTTTGCACACGCGGCGGTCCCGCCTGGACCGGCCCCGCGCCAAGATACCACTCGCCACAGGGCGGACGGCATGGGCCCGCCGCCCGGGAGAAGATCATGCAGCACGCCTCCACGGCCGAACTGGCCCGGCACTTCGACGCCCTGGCTCCCGTCTGGACCGCCTGCCCCTACCTGGACGCGCCGGGCGAGGCCGAGCACGTGCTGCGGCTGCTCAAGCCCGGGCCGCGCGCCACGGGCCTGGACCTGGCCTGCGGCAGCGGCCAGCTCACCGCCGGACTCGCGGGCGCCGGCGGGCGCCTCCTGGCGGCGGACCTGAGCGAGCGCATGCTCAAACTGGCGGCCTGCCGCTTCGTGGAGGCACGCATCAACAACGTGGTGATCACCGTCCAGGACGCCCACCGGCTGGAGTACGCCAACGGACTCTTCGAGTGGGTGGTCTGCCGCTACGCCTGGCGCCTCTTCGAGGAGCCGGCCCTGGTGCTGACGGAACTGGCCCGCGTCACCCGGCCGGGGGCGCGGCTCTACCTCAGCGACTGGTGCGAGCCCAGCGGGCCCCTGGATGCCTGCCTGGGCCGGCTGGACGCCTTCCACCGCCGCTGCCTGACGGAGGCCTGGTGGGAGGAGCAGCTGGCCGGCCTGCCCTTCCAGACCGAACTGCGCCGCCGCCGGACCGAGCGGCTGGATCCCGTGGTCTGGGGCGAATTGGCCGGTCTGGATCCCGCCGAGGCGCGCCGACGCTTCGACGAGTTCCGCGCCGCCGAGGGCGCCGGGATCCACTGCCAGGAACTGGACAACCGCCCGGTCTGGATCGCCGAGCGGCTGGAACTGGTGTTGCTGCGCACGGCCCGCCCGGCCAAATGAGCGGCCCCGCCACCCTGGATTACGCGGGCTACCTGGATCTGCTGCGCCGGACGGGTCCGCCGCGGATGGCCTGGATTCCCTTGGCCGAGCTGGACGAGGAACGGACGGGCTTCGCCGTGCACCTGGCCTTCACGGCCCAGGGCTTGGTGCTGGTGCGCAACCGGGAGCGCGCCTGCTGGGAGCTGCCCGGCGGACGCAAGGAGCCCGGCGAGCGCAGCCTGGACACCGCGCGCCGGGAACTGGCGGAAGAGTGCGGCGCGGGCCCGGCGGAGCTGCGGCCCTGGTGCGGCTACGAAGTCCGGCTGGGGGAGCGCGTCACGCGCGGCCTGCTTTGCCTGACTTTCTTGTCTGAACTGCCCGGGCCACCGCCGGAGAGCGAGATCGCCGAGGCCCGGGTGGTGCGCCGCTGGCCCGGAGCGCTCTGCTACCCGCACATCCAGGGCCGCATCCTCCAGCAGGCGGCGCGCCGCCTGATCGCTCGCCCGGACGTTCCGGCGCTCCCGGAACTGCCGAACTCCTTGCTGTCCATTCTGATCGACGCTCCGCCGCCCCTGGGCGAGATTCCTCCCCCGCCCCAGAACCGCCCCGCCTGAACCCTCGTTCCGCCCGCCTGTGCTCCGGGAAAAGCCCGCCCTACGCGCGGCCGGGCAGGCTCCGTGTGTTACATTTCCAAGCGGGAAGGCATGAAGATGAACGTGGCGGCCGGCCCCCGGGAGCGCCTGCGCACGCAAGGTCCCCGGGCCCTGGAGATGGCGGATCTGCTGGCCCTGGTGCTGGTGAGCGGTTCGCGCCGGGAATCGGTGTTCGATGTGAGCCGGCGCCTGCTGGACGAGGTAGGCCCGCGGGCCCTGGGCGGCACGCGGGGCGTGGAAGAGGCCATGCGCGTCTACGGGCTGGGGCAGGCCAAGGCCGCCCAGCTGGTGGCCGCGCTGGAGATTGGCCGGCGCCTGTACGATCCCGGCGCGCGGGAGTTTCCCGTCCTGCACCAGCCCTCCAGCGTGGCGCGCCATCTGGCGCCCATGGGCCGGCTGATGCGCGAACAGTTCCGCTGCCTCTATCTGGACGTCACGAACCGGCTGATCCGCGACGAGGTGATCTCCATCGGCGGACTGAGCACCAGCCTGGTCCACCCGCGCGAGGTCTTCCACTTTGCCGTCCAGTACAGCGCGGCCAACCTGGTGCTGGCGCACAACCATCCGGCGGGGAGCCTGGAGCCCAGCCCGGAGGATCTGGACCTGACGCGCCAGCTCTGCCGGGCGGGGGAGATCATGGGAATCCAGGTGCTGGATCACCTGATCATTTCCGCCGGCGGCTGGTTCTCCTTCCACGAACACGGCCTGCTGGGCAGGGAGCGGCCGGTGTGACACAATGCTCCCTACGCCCGGGTCGGGAACGGAGCACGGGCGAGCAGAAAGCGGGTGACGCGTGTTCATCGATTCCCATGTCCATCTGGACGGGCCGGACTACGACGGGGATCGCGCCGAAGTGCTGGCGCGGGCCCGCGCCGCCGGCGTGGAGAGTCTGGTCCAGATCGGCTACAACCGGCTGACCATCGAACGCGGGATGGCCCTGTTCGCCGACCAGGACTGGATCCACTTCAGCACAGGCCTGCATCCCCACGACTCCGCCGATTGGAGCGCCGAGCTGGAGGCCTGGATCGAGGAGCGCTCCGCCTGGCCGCGCGTGGTGGCCATCGGCGAGGTGGGGCTGGACTGGTTCCGCGACTACGCCCCCGCCGAGACCCAGCTGCGCGTGTTCCGGCAGATGATCCGGCTGGCCCGCCGACGCGGCCTGCCGCTTATCGTGCACTCCCGGGCCGCCGAGGAGGACACCCTGCGCGTCCTCGAGGAGGAGGGGGCCGGGGACGTGGGCGGCGTGATGCACTGCTACGCCTACGGGGTGGAGACGGCCCGCCGGCTGCGCGAGCTGGGATTCCTGCTGAGTTTCCCCTGCAGCGTCACCTATCCCAAGCGCAACCAGACCGAGGTGATCGCCGAACTCCAGGTGGAGCAGATGCTGCTGGAGACGGACTCGCCTTTCCTGCCGCCCCAGCGGCTGCGCGGGCAGCGCAACGAGCCGGCCTGCGTGGCGGAGGCCGCCGCCGTGATCGCACGGGTCAAGGGGCTGAGCGTAGAGGACGTGGCCCGGATCACGCGCCGCAACGCCCGCGTGCTCTTCCGCCTGGACCTGGCCGAGGAGCGCGTGCTGGCCTATCCCATCCGGCGCAGCCTCTACCTGAACCTGACCAATCGCTGCACGGCGGACTGCGGCTTCTGCACGCGGCTCACCCACCCGGTGGTCAAGGGCCACAACCTGGCCCTGCGCCGGGAGCAGGAACCCACGGCGGCGGAGCTCATCGCGGCCATCGAGGCCCGGGGCGGCGCGGGTGCCTGGGACGAGTTCGTGTTCTGCGGCTACGGCGAACCGATGATGCGCCTGGACGAGCTGAAGGCCGTGGCGGCCTGGCTGAAGGAGCGCGGCGCCCGGGTGCGCGTGAACACCAACGGCCACGCCGACCTTTGGCACAAGCGGCCCACCGCCGGCGAGTTGCGCGGGCTGGTGGACGTGGTCTCCATCTCCCTGAACGCGGACAACGCCGCCCAGTACGCGGCCATCGTGCGGCCGGCCTGGGGCGAGCGCAGCTTCCAGGGCCTGCTGGACTTCGCCCGGGACGCCGCCCGGGTGGTGCCGGAGGTGGTCTTCACGGTCGTGGACGACGGCAGCATCGACATCGAGGGCTGCCGGCGCATCGCGGCGGAATACGGCGTGCCGCTGCGCGTGCGCCTCCTGGACGAAACCGGCTGATCCCGCGCCCGCGGCATCGGCGTGAAGGAGCCGGATGGAGAAGTCCTACAAGTCCATGGCGCCCAAGAAATCCCTTGGGCAGAACTTCCTCAGCGACCCCTGGTGGATCGAGCGCATCGCCCGCGCGCTGGAGATCCAGGAGGAGGACTGCGTGCTGGAGATCGGCCCCGGCAAGGGGGCGCTCACCCGCGCGCTGCTGCCCTACACGCGGGACCTGCTGGCCGTGGAGATCGACCAGCGGATGGTCGAGCTGCTGCAGGCCGAGCTGGGCGCTCATCCCAACCTGCGCGTGATCCACGAGGACTTCCTGCGCTTCGACCTGGGCGCCGCGCTGGGCGGACGTCGGGTGCGCGTGGTGGGCAACCTGCCGTATCACATCACCAGCTCGATCCTGATGCGCGTGCTGGAGGAGATCCGCCGGGGCCAGACGGATCCCGCCGCGGCCCAGATCACCGACTTCGCCATCATGATCCAGAAGGAGGTGGCCCAGCGGATCCTCAGCGGCCCGGGCAGTCGCGAGTACGGCATCCTCTCGGTCTACGTGGGCCTGCTCTGCGACGGGCGCATCCTGCTGGACGTGCCGCCGGGGGCCTTCTTCCCCAAGCCCAAGGTGGACAGCGCCGTGATCCGCCTGCGTCCGTTGGCGACCCCGCGCGCCGAGGTGCTGGACTGGGACTTCTTCCGCCGGGTGGTGCGCGCGGCCTTCAACCAGCGGCGCAAGATGCTGCGCCGCTCCCTGCTCAACATTCCCGGCGTGCCCAATCCCGAGGGGCTGGAGAACGCCGACGAACTGCTCTCGCGCCGGCCCGAGACGCTCAGCGTGCCGGAGTTCGCCGACCTGGCGGCCCGCCTGGGCGCGCTGCGCGCGGCTCCCGCCGGGGAGGCGCGGCCGTGAATCCGAACCCCCGCCTGCACCCCGACGACCTGCCCGAGGATCTGGGCGAGCTGCACGAGTTCTTCCGGGACAGCCACCCCGCGGACATCGCCGAGCTGATGCAGCGCGTGGACGAGGAAGCCGCGCTGGCCCTGTTCCTGGCCATCGACGCCGAGCTGCAGGCGGAGATCCTGCCCGAGCTGGGCGAGTCCCTGCGCGAGAGCATCCTGGAGCGGCTGACCCACGCCACGCTGGTGCCCGTCCTGAACGAGATGGAGTCCGACGACGCCGCGGACCTGATGCAGGAGCTGCACGAGCTGGACGAGGCCCTGGCCGAGGACGTGCTGGCGGACCAGCAGCTGGACCAGGAGCTGCGCGAGGACCTGGACGAGCTACTCGAGCACGAGGATGACACCGCCGGCGGCGTCATGGCCCGCGAGTTCGTCGCCGTGGGCCGGACGATGACCGTGGACGAGGCCATCGGCGAGGTGCGGCACCTGGCCGAGGACCGCGAGGTGGACGACATCTACGCGGTTTACGTGGTGGACGAGGAGGGCCGCCTGCTGGGCCTGGTCAGCCTGCAGCGCCTGCTGCTGGCGCGGCGCGGGCAGCGCATGGACGAGATCATGGACCCCGACGTGATCTCCGTCCAGGCGGACACGGACCAGGAGCAGGTGGCGGCCCTGGCCCGCAAGTACGATCTGGTGACCATCCCCGTGGTGGACGCCCAGGGCGTGCTGCTGGGCCGGGTGACCATGGACGACGTCTACGACATCGCCCACGAGGAGGCCGCGGAGGACATCTCGCGCCTGGCCGGCACCGTGGAGGACGTGCTCGAGCGCTCCAGCCTGACGGTGGTGCGCCAGCGCACGCCCTGGCTGCTGGTGGGCCTGGCCGGCGGGCTGGTCAACGCGCTGGTGATGAGCCGCTTCGAGGCCGACCTGCGCGCCCTGCTCTCCGCCAGTTTCTTCGTCCCGGTGGTGATGGGCATGGGCGGCAACGTGGCCAACCAGTCGGCCACTATCGTGGTGCGCGGCCTGGCCACGGGCGAGCTGCAGGTCAAGGACCTCGTGCCGCGGCTCTGGAAGGAATCCAAGGTGGGCTTCGCCCTGGGTCTGGCCTGCAGCCTGGTGATGCTGGGCGTGGTCTGGCTCTGGATGGGCGACGGCGCCACCGCCGGCGTGATCGCCCTGGCCATGGCCTGCGTGATCACCCAGGCCACGGTGATGGGGGCCTTCGTGCCGCTGCTGCTCAAGTGGGTGGGCGCGGACCCGGCCATGGCCAGCGGGCCCTTCCTCTCCACCAGCAACGACATCCTCGGGCTCTCCGTCTACCTGCTGCTCATCAGCACGCTGCTCACCTGAGCATGGACCGGCGCGCGCAGGCCCTCGTGTTGAGGCGCATTCCCTACGGCGACACCAGCCTGGTGCTGCACGTCCACACCCGCGAGACCGGTCGGCTGGGGCTGATGGCCAAAGGTGTGCGCCGGTCCAAGTCGCGGCTGGAACCCGTCCTGCAGACCGGCCATTTGGTGGAGCTGCAGCTGCTGGTGCGCGAGGGGCGCGAGCTGCAGCTGCTCAAGGACGCGGACCTGCGCGAGGATTTCCGCGGCCTTCGCCGGGACTACGTCCGACTCTTGAGCGGTCTCTTGGTCTGCGAGATCCTCGAGCGCACCCAACTCCCCGACCAGCCGGACCCCCTGCTCTTCGACACGGCCGTGGACGTGCTGCGGCTGGCGGCGGGGGCGAGTCCGCGGCCCCAGAACCTGGTCTATTGGTTCCTCCTCTTCCTCTTGTCACATTCCGGCTACGGATTGGATCTGGAGGCCTGCTCCCGCTGCGGCCGACCCTGGGAGGAGTTCCGGCGCCGCGAGGGCGCGGGGCTGGACCCCCGGGAAGGCCGCGTCCGCTGCCCGGACTGCCGTCCCGGCGGCGAGGAGACCGGCCTGCCGCCCGGCCTGTGGCGCGTGCTGCGCTTCCTGCTGCACAGCCCGCCGGAGGAGGTGGCCCGCCGGGAGATCACGCCCGGCACGCGGGTTCTGGTGCGCAACTTGCTGGAGACCCTGCTGCACGCGCACCTGTCGCCCACGCTCGAACTGAAGAGCCTGCGGCAATTGGACGAGCTGGAAACGACCACGGAAACCACCCGGGAGGGGCATGGAGACGAAGACGATTGAGGTGATGGACAAGCTGGTGAGTCTGTGCAAGCGGCGCGGCTTCATCTTCCAGTCCAGCGAGATCTACGGCGGACTGGCTTCCTGCTGGGATTACGGCCCCTTGGGCGTGGAGTTGAAGAACAACCTGCAGCGCGCCTGGTGGACGGAGATGACCCGGCGCCACGAGAACATCGTCGGCCTGGACGCCGCCATCCTGATGCGGCCTGAAGTCTGGCGGGCCTCCGGGCACGTGGACGGGTTCGTGGACCCCCTGGTGGACTGCAAGGAGTGCCGCTCGCGCTTCCGCGCCGACCAGATCGACGCCACCCAGCCCTGCCCCAGCTGCGGCGGCGCGCTGACGGAGCCGCGCCAGTTCAACCTGATGTTCCGCACGAACCTGGGTCCGATGGAGGACACGGCCAGCCAGATCTACATCCGGCCCGAGACGGCCCAGGGCATCTACGTGGACTACCTGCTGGTCCAGAACGCCGCGCGCCTGCAGGTGCCCTTCGGCATCGCCCAGGTGGGCAAGGCCTTCCGCAACGAGATCAAGCCGGGCAACTTCATCTTCCGCACCTGCGAGTTCGAGCAGATGGAGATGCAGTTCTTCGTCAAGCCCGGCGAGGACGACGAGTGGATGGCCCACTGGAAGCAGAAGCGGATGGACTATTACCTGTGCCTGGGCATCCGGCCCGAGAACCTGCGCTTCCACCAGCACGGCCCGGGCGAATTGGCCCACTACGCCCGCGAGGCCTGGGACGTGGAGTTCCAGTTCCCCTTCGGCTGGCAGGAGATCGAAGGCATCCACAACCGGACGGACTTCGACCTGAAGGCCCACCAGTCCATGTCCGGCAAAAAGATGGACTACATCGACAGCGGGAAGGGCGAGCGCTACCTGCCCTACATCATCGAGACCTCCTCGGGTCTCAATCGCACGCTGCTGATGTTCCTCTGCGACGCCTACCGCGAGGACGTGGTGGACGACGAGCCGCGCGTGCTGCTGGCCCTGCCCCACAAGCTGGCGCCCATCACCTTTGCCGTGCTGCCCCTGGTGAAGAAGGACGGCATCGGCGAGCTGGCCCATCAGTTGTACGACGACCTGTGCGGGCGCTGGAACGGCTTCTACGACCACGCCGGCGCCATCGGCCGGCGCTACCGGCGCATGGACGAGGTGGGCACGCCCTGGTGCATCACGGTGGACTACGACAGCAAGACCGACGGCAGCGTGACCGTCCGGCACCGGGACGATTGCCGCCAGGAACGGGTGAAAATGGACCAGCTCAAGACCTGGCTCTTCGAGCGCATGGAAGGCTGATCTCAATCGCTTTGGAATAGACAAAACAAAACAAGCCCGTTTGTACGGGCTTGTTTTGTAACAGGCACCTGGATTGCCCAGTTCAATCTCGTGACGGTTTCTTCATGTGGTGATTTCAACAGGGGATTGTTAATCTCTTCCCGTGGTGTGCCCTGAATGGCCAAGCGCAGCGATCCACCGGTGGCCGCGTGGCGCAGTTTCGGATTCTGCAAGCTGTGAAGAAGTGCCGGGTCCGATGCGTGGAGGCATTAAGCGGCAAACAAGTGCAGGGCTTGCGCGCCAGCCGCTGGAAATAGATATTTATTTCCTAACAGGTTGAGTCCACAACGCAAATGTCCCTTTTGGGGACTGGCACCGTTTCCACATACGTACAGCTTGGCGCAGAATCGCGCCCCCCGGAACGACAAGTCAGTGGGATGGAGAGGCACATGTCCGAGGACGCC
This Candidatus Delongbacteria bacterium DNA region includes the following protein-coding sequences:
- the murA gene encoding UDP-N-acetylglucosamine 1-carboxyvinyltransferase, which translates into the protein MYFEIETSRNLSGVFTPQGNKNEALPDLAAALLAERTTLENLPAILDIQVMLRLLESLGASVDWDPAAHRAVISSSAGLGDCPEPEQAGQIRGSLLLAAPLLARSGRAVLRRPGGDRIGRRRIDTHLAVFQWLGAEVRLEGDDVVLEAPRGLIGARIFLDEASVMATENALMAAALATGETVVENAASEPHVQRLARLLQAMGARIEGVGTNRLTIQGSGGALLDSVTHRVGEDHIEVGSLIALAVATESELFIEGVEAENYRMIQRVFHKLGVEFLFQRGGIRVPREQALEVDYDQFGAIPRIHDAPWPGFPADLSSIAVVLACCSRGQVLIHEWMFESRLYWVDSLISMGARITQCDPHRVLISGGQPLNGARLHSPDIRAGMALIIAALKAEGVTRMQNIQQVDRGYERIEERLGALGAKIRRLPA
- a CDS encoding methyltransferase domain-containing protein, yielding MQHASTAELARHFDALAPVWTACPYLDAPGEAEHVLRLLKPGPRATGLDLACGSGQLTAGLAGAGGRLLAADLSERMLKLAACRFVEARINNVVITVQDAHRLEYANGLFEWVVCRYAWRLFEEPALVLTELARVTRPGARLYLSDWCEPSGPLDACLGRLDAFHRRCLTEAWWEEQLAGLPFQTELRRRRTERLDPVVWGELAGLDPAEARRRFDEFRAAEGAGIHCQELDNRPVWIAERLELVLLRTARPAK
- a CDS encoding NUDIX domain-containing protein gives rise to the protein MSGPATLDYAGYLDLLRRTGPPRMAWIPLAELDEERTGFAVHLAFTAQGLVLVRNRERACWELPGGRKEPGERSLDTARRELAEECGAGPAELRPWCGYEVRLGERVTRGLLCLTFLSELPGPPPESEIAEARVVRRWPGALCYPHIQGRILQQAARRLIARPDVPALPELPNSLLSILIDAPPPLGEIPPPPQNRPA
- the radC gene encoding DNA repair protein RadC, whose protein sequence is MKMNVAAGPRERLRTQGPRALEMADLLALVLVSGSRRESVFDVSRRLLDEVGPRALGGTRGVEEAMRVYGLGQAKAAQLVAALEIGRRLYDPGAREFPVLHQPSSVARHLAPMGRLMREQFRCLYLDVTNRLIRDEVISIGGLSTSLVHPREVFHFAVQYSAANLVLAHNHPAGSLEPSPEDLDLTRQLCRAGEIMGIQVLDHLIISAGGWFSFHEHGLLGRERPV
- a CDS encoding TatD family hydrolase; this translates as MFIDSHVHLDGPDYDGDRAEVLARARAAGVESLVQIGYNRLTIERGMALFADQDWIHFSTGLHPHDSADWSAELEAWIEERSAWPRVVAIGEVGLDWFRDYAPAETQLRVFRQMIRLARRRGLPLIVHSRAAEEDTLRVLEEEGAGDVGGVMHCYAYGVETARRLRELGFLLSFPCSVTYPKRNQTEVIAELQVEQMLLETDSPFLPPQRLRGQRNEPACVAEAAAVIARVKGLSVEDVARITRRNARVLFRLDLAEERVLAYPIRRSLYLNLTNRCTADCGFCTRLTHPVVKGHNLALRREQEPTAAELIAAIEARGGAGAWDEFVFCGYGEPMMRLDELKAVAAWLKERGARVRVNTNGHADLWHKRPTAGELRGLVDVVSISLNADNAAQYAAIVRPAWGERSFQGLLDFARDAARVVPEVVFTVVDDGSIDIEGCRRIAAEYGVPLRVRLLDETG
- the rsmA gene encoding 16S rRNA (adenine(1518)-N(6)/adenine(1519)-N(6))-dimethyltransferase RsmA — protein: MEKSYKSMAPKKSLGQNFLSDPWWIERIARALEIQEEDCVLEIGPGKGALTRALLPYTRDLLAVEIDQRMVELLQAELGAHPNLRVIHEDFLRFDLGAALGGRRVRVVGNLPYHITSSILMRVLEEIRRGQTDPAAAQITDFAIMIQKEVAQRILSGPGSREYGILSVYVGLLCDGRILLDVPPGAFFPKPKVDSAVIRLRPLATPRAEVLDWDFFRRVVRAAFNQRRKMLRRSLLNIPGVPNPEGLENADELLSRRPETLSVPEFADLAARLGALRAAPAGEARP
- the mgtE gene encoding magnesium transporter; translated protein: MNPNPRLHPDDLPEDLGELHEFFRDSHPADIAELMQRVDEEAALALFLAIDAELQAEILPELGESLRESILERLTHATLVPVLNEMESDDAADLMQELHELDEALAEDVLADQQLDQELREDLDELLEHEDDTAGGVMAREFVAVGRTMTVDEAIGEVRHLAEDREVDDIYAVYVVDEEGRLLGLVSLQRLLLARRGQRMDEIMDPDVISVQADTDQEQVAALARKYDLVTIPVVDAQGVLLGRVTMDDVYDIAHEEAAEDISRLAGTVEDVLERSSLTVVRQRTPWLLVGLAGGLVNALVMSRFEADLRALLSASFFVPVVMGMGGNVANQSATIVVRGLATGELQVKDLVPRLWKESKVGFALGLACSLVMLGVVWLWMGDGATAGVIALAMACVITQATVMGAFVPLLLKWVGADPAMASGPFLSTSNDILGLSVYLLLISTLLT
- the recO gene encoding DNA repair protein RecO gives rise to the protein MDRRAQALVLRRIPYGDTSLVLHVHTRETGRLGLMAKGVRRSKSRLEPVLQTGHLVELQLLVREGRELQLLKDADLREDFRGLRRDYVRLLSGLLVCEILERTQLPDQPDPLLFDTAVDVLRLAAGASPRPQNLVYWFLLFLLSHSGYGLDLEACSRCGRPWEEFRRREGAGLDPREGRVRCPDCRPGGEETGLPPGLWRVLRFLLHSPPEEVARREITPGTRVLVRNLLETLLHAHLSPTLELKSLRQLDELETTTETTREGHGDEDD
- a CDS encoding glycine--tRNA ligase codes for the protein METKTIEVMDKLVSLCKRRGFIFQSSEIYGGLASCWDYGPLGVELKNNLQRAWWTEMTRRHENIVGLDAAILMRPEVWRASGHVDGFVDPLVDCKECRSRFRADQIDATQPCPSCGGALTEPRQFNLMFRTNLGPMEDTASQIYIRPETAQGIYVDYLLVQNAARLQVPFGIAQVGKAFRNEIKPGNFIFRTCEFEQMEMQFFVKPGEDDEWMAHWKQKRMDYYLCLGIRPENLRFHQHGPGELAHYAREAWDVEFQFPFGWQEIEGIHNRTDFDLKAHQSMSGKKMDYIDSGKGERYLPYIIETSSGLNRTLLMFLCDAYREDVVDDEPRVLLALPHKLAPITFAVLPLVKKDGIGELAHQLYDDLCGRWNGFYDHAGAIGRRYRRMDEVGTPWCITVDYDSKTDGSVTVRHRDDCRQERVKMDQLKTWLFERMEG